The genomic window TTTGCTTTTAGTCTAAATAGCGATAAAAAGATTGTCACTAAATATACCAACGCTTATAAAATAATAGAGAAGAATGGCACTTTAGACAAACTGAGAAATAAGTGGCAAGTGCAGTAAACGCTACATACTTATTAAATAATGGCTAGTGCGCTTTACTTTTCTCTAAAAAATCAATATAACAAAGACGAATTTTATCCGTTAGTTAATAACCATAGACAAAATGACCCAAAATCATCTAGCCACCAAATCAAAAAAACCACAAGGGCAAGTTTGTGCTGCCACACAAGCGATCGGTATTTTCGACTCTGGCATTGGTGGTTTGTCGATTGCTAAGTGTATCCATCAGCATTTACCCAATGAAAATCTTATTTATGTGGCTGATAGTCAATTTGCACCTTATGGCGATAAGTCGTCAGCAGAAATTATTGAACGGGTAAATAAAATTGCTGACTGGTTGATTAGCCAACAGGTAAAGGCCATTGTTGTTGCCTGTAATACCGCAACAGTTAGCGCTATTGATCAACTGCGTTTAAGGGTTTCAATTCCAATTATTGGCGTTGAACCAGCGATAAAACCCGCAGCGTTGCACAGTAAAACAAAGAAGATAGCCTTGTTAGTAACAGGGGCAACCGCAATAAATACTCGGTTTTTGTCTTTAGTGAATAAGCATAAAAATGGCGCTGAAATTTATATCCAACCATGCCCTGGCTTAGTAGAGCTTATCGAGCAAGGCCTTCATGAAAGTGAACAGTGCCTTGAAATACTGAATACTTTTTTGCAACCTCTTCTGCAAATTAATATAGATACCTTAGTCTTAGGCTGTACACATTACCCCTTTGTTCGTTCGCTTATACAAAGGATTGTTGGTGATAAAATTACCATCATGGA from Colwellia sp. PAMC 20917 includes these protein-coding regions:
- the murI gene encoding glutamate racemase produces the protein MTQNHLATKSKKPQGQVCAATQAIGIFDSGIGGLSIAKCIHQHLPNENLIYVADSQFAPYGDKSSAEIIERVNKIADWLISQQVKAIVVACNTATVSAIDQLRLRVSIPIIGVEPAIKPAALHSKTKKIALLVTGATAINTRFLSLVNKHKNGAEIYIQPCPGLVELIEQGLHESEQCLEILNTFLQPLLQINIDTLVLGCTHYPFVRSLIQRIVGDKITIMETAQPVTEQLTRQLASQGLLASTQSISQQHFFSSKLSQQQARLMSVLFGQNVTLQQFPAL